The DNA window TCTGAATTTTGATTTTACTCCTATGCGTGTGTGTCATTAGAGAACAGTATGGCAATGCTAGTCTTTTTCTAGACACCTTTAAATGTCTGGTACCATTCTTGATGTGAAATTTAAATAATATTGCACAAatgataaattattaaatattattaaaaaatactTTCTAGTCTTCTTTGGTTGTCCActtcacatttaaacataaaatgtAAAGGAAGATGTTTTATATGCCTTACCTGCCACCGTGAGAGTGTTATACTTTCATGCAGTGTTTTACAGAACACATCAGATAGGTAACCAATACCTATCTTTGTCAGATATCACTTGGCAATTATTCCAGTCTGGGCTTTATTTAAGCCATCATACTGTCTTTATATAAAATTAGTACATAAAAAGGTGGCACCTGCACCAGACGATAAAACTAGATTGTCTTGACAAATTGTGGACTCCTAAATACACTCAGTATCTGTCTTGAGTCCAGTCTCTCCAGAGCGGCGTCAGACAGGTGAAAGtccagtgtgtgtttcactatgataaatttaaaaaaaagtaagaaagtaAGACTAAGCTCTGGGAGTAACTCTATCTCGCCGTGTCAAAAATATCCAAGCACCGATCTCACCCCCCAAATAGAGAAGGAGCGTTTGTGGCCTATGGCCTGTAATTAAAGTAGTATTATTATTTCACTTAAGTACTGAACAGATCAGGAATTTTCTTAGCACAGAAAGAACCTGTGTCACTCTTATCCCAGAACCTCTTAACCTCTTAACCCCTTAATGCTTCAGCCACCacctcagttaaaaaaaaaatctctcctttttcatGTGCTCTGTATTAATGACAGCACAGTGCCCACCTAAAAGGATAGAATAAGAACGCTGCCCAGCCTGAGAAACATGTCCTCTGATTGAGATCATTCAAACTTGGCCTCAGCCTTGTATAGCAGGACTCCAGAGGACATTCATCCCATAACCCTATCACACCACCCCTCATGTACCTTTAAGCACCAGGAGTGTAGCACCAGACAAAGGGCCATGAAAGATGCACCTCAGATAGCTTGTCCAGCAGCACCATTAGTGAAGTAGGGATCAAAGGGAGGCAATTTTAGGCCTCGGCATAGGGCAGATGgtactgctcctctctcttgttGCACCTTTTGGCAACTATGGCCAAATAGAGTACCAGGAGGATGAGCCAATAGCAAGCGTAGAGGATCGCTCCGGCTATGAGCAGAGccttctctgtttcactgaatgGCTCCTGTGTCTCACAGTAGATGGTGTAAGCCACGCCCCCCAGGAGTATAGCTGCCCAAATAGTCACGGGCACAGCCCCAATGAAGTTCACCACGATCTTCCTCCTCCCCGACGTGCCCCAGCCCGCCTTGTTAATAGTCAACAGGGCGAATATCTTGGCAGGCAGCAGGCTGGACATGTAGAGTAGTGAGTAAAGGGACATGAAGATCATGACCAGGCTGCCTCGCAGGAAGCAAGCGTAGGTGGCCTTCACCATGCCGACCAGCTGAACTGTCAACAAGAACAGGAGAATGTTCCACAACCGTCCGCGATAGAACAAGTGGATCACGGTGGCGACgaggaagaaggggaaaaaCCCGGTGACCACCGATTCGTAAGTCATCCATAGGCTGTGTTTGTGGAACCACAGGGCATTGTAAAGCCATTCCCGGAAGTAGGACTTACTCCAACGTGTCTGCTGGTTGAGCCAGCGCAGGTAGCGCGTTGGCGTCTCCGTCTGGCACTGCGAGCGTGCCGTGAATTTGGTCTTGTAGCCGAAGCTGAGGACGCGGTTAGTGAGGTGTCTGTCGTCTCCAAAGCTGCACTTGCTCCCGAGGAAGGTCTGGTGGTACCAGGGTTCCAGGAACTGTTGTAATAGAGAGTTCCGGTACATCCCCAGTGGGCCACTGATGCACTGTACACAGCCAAAGTAGGACTGACAGGCCCGTTCCACGTTGAAGGCCATCCAGTAACGGACGCTACTCAGGAACGAAATCCATGAGTCATATTTGTTCAGGATCTGAAAGCAGGACAGAGAAGGTTCAGTTTGTTGATGGTCTGTCACTTGGGTGCattgaacaaacacaaaagatttTTGAAACCATATATAAAAGTATATCATGACATTGATGGTTTGACAGGTAACTTTTCACCTGCACATCACCTCCTACTCCACCCACTGTTGGATCCTCCTCTAGAATCTTCAGCATCTCAATGGTGCATGCAGGATCCAGAACTGTGTCGGAGTCACACACCTGCATGAGCACACAAAGACAAGCCACAGTCAAAGTGCACAGGAACTTCCTGGAAAGTCACACAATCAGCTCTGGGTATATGAAGTAAGACAAACAGTGATATTTATGCACCAGTAAAATAAGTTAATTATGTGgaactcacttttttttttcaacattacCTCAGAGATCTCCATTTAGCAAAGCTCACTAAGATCTGAATCTTTCTCACTTTAATAATTAGAGGTTTCAGTTTCTTTCAAATATGGGTTCAGATGTTCAGACTGTCAAAGCTGAGATCGTCTTTCACATATGTGAAGTAACAATTGGCCAGCAGATGTTTCAAGGTTCCCTGTGTTTTCAGCAGCCGTCAATCAAACTTTGTGCAGGGGCAATTACAGGCAGTTGAAAGCACACAGGTGTGTTCGTAACTGCAGGTGATGCAGCAACTATGAGCGAGATCTTTGACCTTTTACACTGCTGAAACCCCACTGACAAGGATGCAGATGGCACACATAAGTGGATATGGAATTCTGAAGTTTAAACAATATCCTTGAGTGAGCACGAATTTCAAGTCATCTCCTAGTGTTTATCCCATTCTCAGTGCTCCATCAACGAATCAAAGACCTTCAAAACTCTGAAATGGAATCTGAAGAATGGAACTATAGCTTCATTTTAGCCATTTTAGCACCAACCTCCACATATGCCAAAATATCAGCTTAATGTTCCTTGTTTTGAGTCTTTGGCTTTGGGAACACATATGACAGAAAGGAAGTGGAGGGTGATACTCACCTGTACGTAGTCTACAGAGTCGCCGAGTGCTTTGAAAGCCGTGTACATCACTTCCCTCTTCCCACCCCACTCCTGCATGATGCAAGAGTAGCGACGGCTACGAACCACCCTTGCCACCCGGGCTGCCTCTTCAGCATGCAGCGAACCCTTCCTGCCGGCTACGCCCCCTCCTCCGTCGCTGTGGTAGTTCCCCTTCCAAACCACGCTGCCGGCCTGGTCGGCCCCACCCAGCACCTCCTGGAAGATTTCCATCATGTAAGCGTCCTCCGGCCTGTTCCCGTCGACCACCAGCACCACCTTCAGGCCGGGGAAGGAAATGCGGCGGACGCTGCGCAGGCACTTGCGCAGGTAGTCCGGGTCTTCCTGGTAAGCGGCGATGCAGAGGGCAACAGAGCGGCGCAGGTGCTGAGGTCGGGATGGCCCCCGCATCTGCCGATGCTCCAGGTAGGCGAACAGGCTCTGCAAGAGGAGGTGCAGGGACAGGATGGCTCCGTAAAGGCCGAAGGACAGGTGGTGCTGTTCGGTGTGGATGAACTGGTAACCAGTCACATACGCCAGCAGGATGGCAAAGAGCACCACCGCGGCAAAGAGGGTGGTGATGAAGATTCGCACCGCAGTGCCAAAGCGAGAGGGCATCTGCAGAGATGGTGGAGACAAGAGGAAGGGTAAAGAGAATAGTGACTTCTTCCTCAAATAGAATCCGCGACATAAATAATAgcatcaaagagaaaaatgtttctgaCGATAATATTTCTTCTTGACAAGAACAGACTGCCCTTAGCTGAGGATATACACTGTATAAACTGCAAACAGATGATTCTGTAGAGTACACATTTGAAATAGTCAACTTGACACTCAAATTACGCTCAAAGGGACATCAGTTTATCAGAACTATTGAAAACAAGCTTTATTTACTGAATGTCATGCCAATTATATTATTCacatgtcaaagaaaaaaaaaggagtacaGATATTTCCAGTTGTTCATATCTTCTCTCTGCATTTTCCCCAAATGATTATAAACTTGAAATTAAGTCCATTTGTCCATCTGACTCCAATAAAAAACATTAAGCCCACAGGAATGAAACTGCTTTAATGAGTGCTCAGTTCTGCTTGTTTTCACGTGACAGATGAAGGTGATAGGGATCAAGGCTGCCATAACACgacctctctctgttcaaagaCGGAAGTCCTGGATttccctgagaaaaaaaaagactgcgcAAACTGTCTCGCTGACTCCTTCGGTCGAGAAATTGAACCGGACTTTCCAAATCTGATTGTTTACTTGTTACTGACCGTCTTAATTAAGTTTTTCGGACACAATATGCCATGTTTGCAACTGCAtttgcataaacacacaaacataaaccaaCAATTTAtagtgcgctctctctctctctctctctctctctctttctcaggttaATGACTTTAATTAAAGGCCAGGCAGGGTTTGGCCAGCGCTCAGAAGCAGCAGGGCAGGAGAACAATTATTCTCTTTCAGTCAGTTCATTGCCTCCTTTTACCTCAAACTCGGTGAAGAAAGACGggcttcattcacactgctgtcAGACAGCCTTTGCCATGGAAAATACTGGCAGAAATAGAAACcagctcttcaaaaaaaaaaaaaggatattgaAGGAAATTGTACTGCAGTACTGCCACAAAATGATGTATTCTCATAGATATTAATAGTTATGACATTTCCTATTTGTGACATTTTATGACAACCGTGTGAGGCAAAGCATCATGCCATCAAGCTACTGGGTGTTGAGCGTTCATcaacttaatttaatttaaattaacTAATTTAACCTAGATTGCATGTcatacagtaaaatacagtaTTTAAAGTGTCAAACCGCAAAATAAGAtcatacataaaacattaacGTTTCAACTGGTCTGGCACTCCGTTACGTTACACGGTTATTTCctaaggggggaaaaagccAGTGGATTTCTTAAAGACTGACTCAACTAAAGTCTCCCCCCTtttcttcactctcacacattctgAGACCAGCTTCAGAGGGTCCAGAGGAGGTGTGAGACCCCTGGGGGGGGCACTCTGAGATGGCATCCAGACACAGagcggcgtgtgtgtgtgtgtgtgtgtgtgtgtgtgtttgtgtatgtatgtgtgtgtgtgtgtgtgatcctaATTAGAGGGACAGTTTCTCTCAGGGGCTTGTGTACACTAAGgagtcagtaaaaagaaagCGGTTGTGGCAGACTCAGCACAATGCCAGCTATCACTCGTTCACACTCACTGTTTCATCAAACTGCACAAAGACCACAATGTGACGAACTGCCTGCTCGCCTTCAATGCATGATATGCGTGGTCGGTTCAACGTTGTCCATGGAAACAGATGCGATTTTCCCGCTTTTTACCACAGACTCTATAATAACTTAAGCGTTTAAGTGTTCACTTTTGGAAGCAGACTGTGTGTACTGCACAGACTACTATCACATGATCACCATCTGCCTGTACACTTACTATGAAAATATGATGTAAgattatatgtgtatatagGAATTACATTGTACTAATACATGCACTGAATATACAATTAGGTAGTGAGCAAATTTAAACTTGTTTGTCATCTAGCCTGAGATGTCAAATCACAAACcgacagtaaaaaaaacccccaaaaaacccagtacCATCCAATCTAAAAGTTAATAGTTATGAAAAATTATTCCACTGCTCATACCACAAAACATCCATAAAAGCTGTACCTCCATGCTGCATCTCATCACTGCATCTAATCCATCATCTactctgagaatgagagagagaaagaaatccaaTCTCCCCCTTTCAGCTTAGTCGTTAGTCACTGTTGTTGTGGAGAGACCTCACAGTATAAGTTAGGGATAAGATCACTCAACAGATATGGGAGAGGAGTCTTTTGATCTCCCCCAAAGTGATGATGGTGGTCTTCATGTATCTGCTAGCAGCTGAtattgccctgtgtgtgtgtgcgcgcgcgcgtgtgtgtaagtgtgtgtgcgtgtgtgtgtgcatgcacagaCAATAGGTCTGCTATCtcagtgtgttttgctgtagCACCTCTTCTGAAGACTTCATATTGATCTGCTCAGTAGCTGTCAGAGAAGGTATGGGTTGAGTTGACTTGAGTTGAGCTGAGTTTCTCAGGTGGGCTGCAGGTAGGTTAAGCTTTTCTGATCGGCAGGAAGGTGTCCTCAGATGAACAAGGAGCTCGGTCAGAAAGTCTCAGGTGAAATGGGAGTCTGTTCCgtaggcaggcaggcaggtatTCTCAGGTGAGAGGAGGTGTAGCTCCAGCCCTCAGAGGGACTGAACGGGTCGTATTCTCAGGTGTAGCAGCAGCAGGGTGGTGTAAGGGTGAATGAGCATTTTGGCAGAGGGACAGGGGACTTTTACACTGgctggagagaaggagagggagggctgagaacaacaaagagagagaaagagagagggaggaggccAGCAAGGAAAATGGAGGACAGGAGCAAGGGATAAAGAAAGAATGACAAAGAGGGCAAGATGATGATTTGCATGTGGGGCTAATCAGGAGTCGTAGTTTAGCTTCAAAATGCGAGTCAATGGCCCTTTATCAGTTACTTTGTATCAGGTCTATCGAGTCAGTCATCAAGATCCACTTGATCAGTTAGACTTTGGAAAACTACAGGTCAACACAGCTGATACAGATTTCTCTGAGTCCAGTCATTGAAATAACAAACCTTACAGTCACATCTGAGGAAACATGGCATAATGTGGTTTCTTCTCTTACTTGTTCAATATGAGTTACATAATATTTATGTCCAAAAGCTCTTGACAAGACTTTGGTCAACTTTCAACTCATCAGGGAGAAAAGGGTAAATATGTCAATATTTATGATCGTTTTTAATGATGCATTATCTGAGGATATTTACAGCATGTTTGCTttgacacacaaagaaaacgaACTTTAGATCAGGCAATGCATATGGATCAATTAGATTTAGAATGCTATTTTCATTCGCATCCACCAGAGGGCACTGTAGATTTCCTCCAAGACAGGTGAACATTTTATGGACAATGTTCAAGAAACACAAGTCCGTTCACCATAAAAATCCAACATCAAGGCCTAGCAAAAGGTTATGTTAGCCTCAGTGGCCATCAGCTCAAATTCACAATGAAACGATAAAGTGGAAAATCTTTCTGAaagaggagggtttttttttttttgtcccacaTAAAAGTCAATTCAAGTTTCGCGTAGGCTACCGCAATTCACACCTCTATAAAATTTAATCCTACAAGCCAGCACAAAACCCGATGTCACTCAAATCACCCGTGTCTTGTACAAAGCCACCCGACTGTGCTGTATTTCTCTCCAGCCAAAGTGACTGTCAACAGCTTTGCTCCTAAAATGCAATCTAGTGACTTGTaaaaaaaagctcagagaaCCTTTTTCAAAGGACCAGCAGAGCGCCAGTCATAGTTAATCTATGAAGGCATGGAAAGTAAAACAGGCAGCGTTTTCTTTGGAGTGGTCACACGTCTTCAAACAGAATCGGGAGGTTTTCCACTCTACGTTACCCTGCCCCCGGGGCGCTAACCAAATGTGTCAGGAAACACAGGGCCGTACAACACAGAGAGTGGAAAGCCAATTAAACGTGCACCCTTTCAAACTCACAGACAGCTAATAAAGACAGACCATcaataaatgaatcatttttccGATTCAAAAtctgaaaggacttttttttttttttttcaaatcacgAGCGGTccagagacagagcacagacttttttttccccctgttattTTTGAGAGTTACACAAATCAGTGACACAGTCTGTGAATTAAAACcggttaaaaaaacacacaaacacaaacacaaacacacacacacaatcatttctTACAATGCTCTACAGTAAGcacttgaaataaaaaagtatgtgtatctctctcacatatatataggctatacacacacatacacacacaaacaaaaagaatagCATTGTGGCATGTTAGCCCCATACCTTCCTAACCCCCGTGGCCGTGGCAGTGGGCTTGGTCTCCCCCTGTGGAGTGAGCCCTAGTTAGGTTGGCCCGTCCGTgtctctgtgcgtctgtgtgtgctcggccctggtgtgtgtgtgtgtgtgtgtgtgcgtgtgtgtgtgtgtcccactCCACGGCACACAGCGGTCTCCTTGTTCTGCTTACCGCTCACACTACATCTTTATTCCAACGCTCCTCAATCCGGAGATCCCTCATCCAAAAATactgctccctctccctcctcctactcctcctcctctttcccagttcctcctcctttctctcctccctctctcctttcccccaCTACCCCCCCAGATAGTCCCAGGGCATGAAGGCCTCCCGGCTTTCCGACTTATCCACCGGAGCAGGTAGGTCTCAGGCGGGCATGGCCACAGCGGTGGAGGACAAAGTAGTAGGTTGGCAGTCTGGTTCTGGCTGATCCAGGCCCACCCGGTCTGGGCTCCATGCCTGGTGAGTAGGTACCCACTGATGGGACATGTGAGGACTCTTGAGGGAGGTGGAGGGTGGGTCTGGGTGTGAGACCCCTCCCCTGGCTCTGTCTCCAGCGCCgggctctctgtctctcttagtcAGTGCGGTGCTGCAGTGGAAGCTGTTCTCcactctgcatctctctgcagCGCAGCCCAAATCTCagcacccctctctctctctctcactctcgctctctctctctctcttgtgtcttTCTGTCCCAGCTCTCTGCAGTGTCCCACACTCACaaagctcgctctctctctctctctctcttactcactctctgcttttcttccttCCCTTTCCTGTACTCCAACTCAAAATCTTCTCTGCTGTACACACTcattccatcctctctctcctccttacGTGTTTAGTCTATCCcgtgtctcttcctctcttctcctttataCGTTtgctctgttccctctctcttactctcctctccctctggtCTGCAGTGCAGTCAAGCAGACTGTAGACTGTTTGAGTGTACCCTGTCTTAACTGCCTCCTTTCAATGCATCCTTTATAaacctatttatttatctatccaCCCTTCACTGCACCCCTCCCTCTGACTGCCCACAggttagacacagagagagagagagagagagagagaaagagatggattgGTTTCTGTTCTGACATAATCAATACACTCTGCATTCCggtttctgtcatttctgtccCACTAAGAAAGTTTCACTGctcaaaaaaaacactcatctttaaaaaaaaaaaaaacccacatacatTAAAGTGACATGGTAGAGCAATGTACTGGTAatatcaaatacattttatttttgctctctctctctctctctgtgacacgTGGCCAGATGGTAATTAGTGTAATAGCTCTCTCATGGTTCTGGCCAGGGAGGGTGAGTCTTTGCTTCGTTGGCACAGTtgacgtgcgtgcgtgtatgtgtgtgcgcgtacgtgtgtgtacgtgtgtgtcagttttagCGCAGCACAGTGGCGTCAGAgatcagcaccccccccccccccccccccccagcccccacccccatcactgTGGGAATGCCCTTGGCCACGAACCAGAGGACCAGAGCAGACCAATGTTCATAAAAACTCAACTGTCCCATCCACTTTTTCCAAAGAGAAAGATATTTCTGACAAAGCAGCATTCTATGCAGGATCAAGTTGGaactataaataaaaaaagacacattttaacatCAAACTAagattgattttaaaaatgtaacttgtaacatgattttttttcctttcttcataGTCATGAGGTTTTGCCAGTCAAGGACAAGTGGTTGCCATGTCAGTGTTgtcattatgatgtcatcagtgaAGAGCAAAAGTATTGGCCCAGATAAGGAAGCCTCTCTGCGTTTCCTTTAATACTGTGTGAAGAGGCCGCAGCCTCACGACGCAGTGCAGGCCGCTGAGACACACGGCTTCTCCCCCGCGGTTCACCTGATAGTGTCTGATTTACTCTCGGGAGGATACCAATCTGCGACACAGAGCCTACTTTACCTTTAGACCTAAAACCAGCAAAACACAGGCAGCGAAAAACAAGAGCGTGTACCTGCACATGTAAAACCTTTTTTAGTATGACTCGGAATCAAAAACGAAACAAGAGCTAATGTCCACTTTTAATGTCTACGTAGAAAGGGATTAAAATCCCgctgagagaaaaggaaaacaacgaCACAAAGGTATTTGTAAAACTAGGATTTCTCCatactcttttatttttttagcaaGCAACGAGAGTGAGAATGTGTCGCAGAAGACGTGGCTTGACGCtgatgacttaaaaaaaaaaagtgacaccgacgtttgttttgagttttgccCGCCCCTGATCACACACTTTGGGGACGAGAACGCAGACCCAGACAGGAGGCGGTGAACGAGGGAAATTTTCCACCATACAAGGCAGGAGATTTTTTGGTGACAGATTGTCCTGTCGTGTGTTCAACCCACGGCACGGCCCTGCTTTACCACAccgtcttcctctctctccttctctccgtGTGTACCACAAACAGTGAACAAAGAGCctaagcacgcacacacacacacacacacacacacacacacacacacacacacacacaaatatttcacaagcactgcctttttgtgtgtgtaaatctccCATATTTACTGAGGCCACCTTTCGTTTCAGTTGCCTTGTGGCCGCTGTGTGAAAGTGATGACAGCATGTCTCCGTGTCGTCTACAAACGTGTCCACCTCAGCCACCACTGGGCTCTGTCAGGGCTGTTGAGACCAaccaaaaacaatgaaaaatgtgttttacacaACCAAGTTCATTTCTTTAACAGTTTGTGTTCGGGCCAGTAAATCATTTAGCCCACTTTCCGCCTCTGCAATGGACCAGGTGAGGCTCGCTTGGCGCTGCTTGGCGTTTGAAAAATCGGCCCATGTTTAGTCTCAGGGCAAAACCACGATCTTTTTCTCCAGTTTCTGCTGAGGAAAGATAAACTTCCTCATGACGTCATCCAGCTCTTCCAGAGCGATCTGTGCGTGGAGCACTGCCACATCATCCCGGTCTGAGCGAACCACCCACTTCAGAGCCCGATACAGGTCCAACAGAACATCCCCCAGAACCTGGAGAGCAcatagtagagagagagagagagagagagagagagagagaggagagagagagagagagaagagagaagagagagagagagaagagagaagagagagagagagtgggagagagagagagagagatggggatgGTGATTAGGATGAATTAGTAGGCGTGAAGAACGCTTTGTGCATTGTGGAGCAGGTGGGCTCCGGCTCCTCGGCGGTTCCTGGAGGACAGAGGGCACGCAGAGGTCTGGGACATTCAGCTGTTTCTCCTCTTAACTTCAGGGTAGATGACGCGATCACTCTCAATTACCTTCAG is part of the Chanos chanos chromosome 13, fChaCha1.1, whole genome shotgun sequence genome and encodes:
- the has3 gene encoding hyaluronan synthase 3, with protein sequence MPSRFGTAVRIFITTLFAAVVLFAILLAYVTGYQFIHTEQHHLSFGLYGAILSLHLLLQSLFAYLEHRQMRGPSRPQHLRRSVALCIAAYQEDPDYLRKCLRSVRRISFPGLKVVLVVDGNRPEDAYMMEIFQEVLGGADQAGSVVWKGNYHSDGGGGVAGRKGSLHAEEAARVARVVRSRRYSCIMQEWGGKREVMYTAFKALGDSVDYVQVCDSDTVLDPACTIEMLKILEEDPTVGGVGGDVQILNKYDSWISFLSSVRYWMAFNVERACQSYFGCVQCISGPLGMYRNSLLQQFLEPWYHQTFLGSKCSFGDDRHLTNRVLSFGYKTKFTARSQCQTETPTRYLRWLNQQTRWSKSYFREWLYNALWFHKHSLWMTYESVVTGFFPFFLVATVIHLFYRGRLWNILLFLLTVQLVGMVKATYACFLRGSLVMIFMSLYSLLYMSSLLPAKIFALLTINKAGWGTSGRRKIVVNFIGAVPVTIWAAILLGGVAYTIYCETQEPFSETEKALLIAGAILYACYWLILLVLYLAIVAKRCNKREEQYHLPYAEA